One Mycolicibacterium sarraceniae genomic window carries:
- a CDS encoding SpoIIAA family protein, protein MAVPGAFSVAGIAVSGRMSGADLLAFKPTMDELLASGEDIRIVEVISSDYEGFGPGGLVEDLKLGLGTLFTRHAAFKRVAVVSDKEWVVHTVHLVGWLVPGELAMFGLDELEAAKQWAAG, encoded by the coding sequence ATGGCCGTTCCTGGTGCCTTTAGCGTGGCCGGTATTGCGGTATCGGGTCGGATGAGTGGTGCGGACCTGTTGGCCTTCAAGCCGACGATGGACGAGCTGCTCGCCTCTGGCGAGGACATCAGAATCGTCGAGGTCATCAGCTCCGATTACGAGGGATTCGGCCCCGGCGGTCTGGTCGAAGATCTCAAACTCGGCCTCGGCACCTTGTTCACCCGTCACGCCGCCTTCAAGCGAGTCGCGGTGGTCAGCGATAAGGAGTGGGTGGTGCACACCGTCCATCTGGTGGGCTGGCTGGTGCCCGGTGAGCTCGCGATGTTCGGCCTCGACGAGCTCGAAGCCGCCAAACAGTGGGCGGCCGGCTAG
- a CDS encoding TerC family protein, whose amino-acid sequence MNVSSLEWLITIGVTVAVLLFDIVFIARRPHEPTMRECGIYLSFYVGLALAFGLWVWNFHGAQFGLEFYAGWLTEYSLSVDNLFIFIIIMTSFKVPKVYQQQALLVGIVLALIFRGIFIALGAVAIEQFSWIFYVFGAFLVYTAIRLVRDTDHDDDAENTVVRLARKYVPTTDKWDGLKLYIKENGRRLMTPMFLVIVALGTTDLLFALDSIPAIYGLTREPYIVFTANLFALMGLRQLYFLLGDLLTRLVYLSQGLAVILFFIGVKLVLHALHENELPFVNGGEGVHVPQIPTLLSLAVIVLTLFLTMVASLIKTRVVDKR is encoded by the coding sequence GTGAATGTTTCTTCGCTCGAGTGGCTGATCACCATCGGTGTGACAGTGGCGGTGCTGCTGTTCGACATCGTCTTCATCGCCCGCCGCCCGCATGAACCCACGATGCGTGAGTGCGGCATCTATCTGTCGTTCTATGTCGGCTTGGCGTTGGCGTTCGGCCTGTGGGTGTGGAATTTCCACGGCGCGCAGTTCGGCCTCGAGTTCTATGCCGGCTGGCTCACCGAATACAGCCTGTCGGTGGACAACCTGTTCATCTTCATCATCATCATGACCAGCTTCAAAGTGCCGAAGGTCTATCAGCAGCAGGCGCTGCTCGTCGGCATCGTGCTGGCGTTGATCTTCCGCGGCATCTTCATCGCGCTGGGTGCCGTTGCCATTGAGCAGTTTTCGTGGATCTTCTATGTCTTCGGCGCCTTCCTGGTGTACACCGCGATCAGGTTGGTGCGCGATACCGATCACGACGACGACGCCGAGAACACCGTGGTGCGGCTGGCTAGGAAGTACGTCCCGACCACCGACAAATGGGATGGGCTGAAGCTCTATATCAAGGAGAACGGCCGGCGGCTGATGACCCCGATGTTCCTGGTCATCGTTGCCCTGGGCACCACTGACCTGTTGTTCGCGCTGGACTCCATCCCGGCGATCTACGGTCTGACCCGTGAGCCCTACATCGTGTTCACCGCAAACCTGTTCGCGCTCATGGGGTTGCGCCAGTTGTACTTCCTACTCGGTGACCTGCTCACCCGTCTGGTCTACCTGTCGCAGGGCCTGGCCGTCATCCTGTTCTTCATCGGGGTCAAGCTGGTGCTACACGCCCTGCACGAGAACGAGCTGCCGTTCGTCAACGGTGGTGAGGGCGTCCACGTCCCGCAGATTCCGACGCTGCTGAGCCTGGCCGTCATCGTGCTGACGCTGTTCCTGACGATGGTTGCCAGCTTGATCAAGACCCGAGTGGTCGACAAACGCTGA
- a CDS encoding 2-oxo-4-hydroxy-4-carboxy-5-ureidoimidazoline decarboxylase, whose amino-acid sequence MLMHQGIGLEAFNELPDRKAVHALYECCNSVTLARDLSRGRPYADHTALYRRADALLFALSESSIDDILQAYPHVGRRPRSTRSQAEQCSVWDDCPEVMAELATAVKEYADLFGFTFVMHIGGLAREVCATSVIAAVRDRMHHDPETERKVVCNELARINRSRLERMLGPEGGYDNWA is encoded by the coding sequence GTGTTAATGCACCAGGGTATCGGTCTCGAAGCCTTCAACGAGCTGCCGGACCGCAAAGCTGTCCATGCACTCTACGAGTGCTGCAACAGCGTGACGCTGGCGCGCGACCTGTCGCGCGGCCGCCCGTACGCCGACCACACTGCCCTATACCGCCGGGCCGACGCGCTGCTGTTCGCCCTGTCGGAATCCTCGATCGACGACATCCTGCAGGCCTACCCGCATGTCGGACGCCGGCCGCGCAGCACCCGCTCGCAGGCCGAGCAGTGCTCGGTATGGGATGACTGCCCCGAGGTGATGGCCGAACTCGCCACGGCTGTAAAGGAATACGCCGATCTCTTTGGTTTCACCTTCGTCATGCACATCGGCGGTTTGGCCCGTGAGGTCTGCGCGACATCGGTGATCGCGGCGGTCCGCGACCGCATGCATCATGACCCGGAGACCGAACGAAAGGTCGTCTGCAACGAGCTGGCCCGGATCAACCGGAGCCGTCTCGAGCGGATGCTCGGCCCCGAGGGCGGCTACGACAACTGGGCCTGA